One Candidatus Aminicenantes bacterium DNA window includes the following coding sequences:
- the fdhF gene encoding formate dehydrogenase subunit alpha, producing MSERITLIIDGKELQAEKGDNLLKVARDNGFDIPGLCFYEKITPTGDCRLCVVKVEGRPGMVPACLVKVEAGMKVTAFDAQLEETRKMLADVMLSEHNDDCITCERDGDCQIQDLAFRYGLDTPKRTFASIWKEIPQAPDSTAPVLFYDSSKCIKCERCVKACFEIQGKGVLSMAQRGIHSHVVAGTGQWSGSECDGCGECVQACPVGALMEKSVYGDKLKKKDVQRKVVTTCPYCGVGCQLELWIKNDKIAKVKGADSVPNWGATCVKGRFGLDFVGRPDRLTKPLIRKEGKLVESSWDEALDLVAEKLCAIKKEHGPAALAGLSSAKCTNEENFVFQKFVRTAFGSNNVDHCARLCHASTVAGLARSFGSGAMTNSIEELENAEVILVTGSNTTETHPVIATRIKRAVLFHGAKLIVIDPRRIDLVNYAEKYGGLWLRQKNGSDVAWINSMMNVIIAEKLLAEEFVKTRTEDFDSLKQRVEDFSPEKTVTISGIPAEKLRAAARMYAKAEKASIVYSMGITQHTTGTDNVMSLANLSMLTGNLGKDSAGVNPLRGQNNVQGSCDMGALPNVFPGYQAVTDAAVREKFEKAWNVKLDDKVGLTVVEIMHQAAAGKIKGLYIMGENPMVSDPDLGHVKQALEKLDFLVVQDIFLTETAALADVMLPVASFAEKQGTFTNTERRVLWVEKAIPAPGEARIDWEIIRDVSTRMGYKMEYASIKDIIDEVNRMVPQYAGITFARLRNGEQLQWPCPNPEHPGTKFLHRDKFTRGLGKFFAIDYIPPAEWPDEKYPFLLSTGRLLYHYHTGSMSRRTVALPQYVPGPFMEMHAADMKRLGIVDREQVKVSSRRGSIVTEARESGRVDTGSVFITFHFAEAAANLLTNDAFDPIAKIPEYKVAACQIEKISK from the coding sequence ATGTCTGAACGCATCACATTGATCATCGACGGAAAGGAGCTCCAGGCGGAGAAAGGCGACAACCTGCTCAAGGTGGCCCGCGACAACGGCTTCGACATCCCGGGCTTGTGCTTCTACGAGAAGATAACGCCCACCGGCGACTGCCGGCTGTGCGTGGTCAAGGTCGAAGGCCGGCCGGGCATGGTCCCCGCCTGCCTGGTCAAGGTCGAAGCGGGGATGAAGGTCACCGCCTTCGACGCCCAGCTCGAAGAGACGCGCAAGATGCTGGCCGACGTGATGCTCTCCGAGCACAACGACGACTGCATCACCTGCGAGCGCGACGGCGATTGCCAGATCCAGGACCTGGCCTTCCGCTACGGCCTGGACACGCCCAAGCGCACCTTTGCCTCGATCTGGAAGGAGATCCCCCAGGCCCCGGACAGCACGGCGCCGGTCCTATTCTATGATTCCTCGAAGTGCATCAAGTGCGAGCGCTGCGTCAAGGCCTGCTTCGAGATCCAGGGCAAGGGGGTCCTGAGCATGGCCCAGCGCGGCATCCACAGCCACGTCGTGGCCGGCACCGGCCAGTGGTCGGGCTCGGAGTGCGACGGCTGCGGCGAGTGCGTCCAGGCCTGCCCGGTCGGCGCCCTGATGGAAAAATCGGTCTACGGCGACAAGCTGAAGAAGAAGGATGTCCAGAGGAAAGTGGTCACCACCTGCCCGTACTGCGGCGTCGGCTGCCAGCTCGAGCTCTGGATCAAAAACGACAAGATAGCCAAGGTCAAGGGGGCCGATTCGGTCCCCAACTGGGGCGCAACTTGCGTCAAGGGGCGTTTCGGCCTTGACTTCGTGGGCCGCCCCGACCGTTTGACCAAGCCTCTTATCCGCAAGGAAGGCAAGCTGGTCGAAAGCTCGTGGGACGAAGCCCTCGACCTGGTGGCCGAGAAGCTCTGCGCCATCAAGAAGGAGCACGGTCCCGCCGCCCTGGCCGGCCTCTCCTCGGCCAAGTGCACCAACGAGGAGAACTTCGTCTTCCAGAAGTTCGTGCGCACCGCCTTCGGCTCGAACAACGTCGACCATTGCGCGCGGCTTTGCCATGCCTCGACCGTGGCCGGCCTGGCCCGCTCATTCGGCTCGGGCGCCATGACCAACTCCATCGAAGAGCTGGAGAATGCCGAGGTCATCCTGGTCACCGGCTCCAACACCACCGAGACCCATCCGGTCATCGCCACGCGCATCAAGCGCGCCGTTCTTTTCCACGGCGCCAAGCTCATCGTCATCGACCCGCGCCGGATCGACCTGGTGAATTATGCCGAGAAGTACGGCGGCTTGTGGCTGCGCCAGAAGAACGGCAGCGACGTCGCCTGGATCAACTCGATGATGAACGTCATCATCGCCGAGAAGCTCCTCGCCGAGGAGTTCGTCAAGACGCGCACCGAGGATTTCGATTCGCTGAAGCAGCGGGTCGAGGACTTCAGTCCGGAGAAGACCGTCACGATCAGCGGCATCCCGGCCGAGAAGCTGCGCGCGGCGGCCCGCATGTACGCCAAAGCGGAAAAGGCCTCGATCGTTTACTCCATGGGCATCACCCAGCACACCACCGGCACCGACAACGTCATGTCGCTGGCCAACCTTTCCATGCTCACCGGCAACCTGGGCAAGGACTCGGCGGGCGTGAACCCGCTGCGCGGACAGAACAATGTGCAAGGGTCCTGCGACATGGGCGCCCTGCCCAATGTCTTTCCCGGTTACCAGGCCGTGACCGACGCCGCCGTACGCGAAAAGTTCGAGAAGGCCTGGAACGTCAAGCTGGACGACAAGGTCGGCCTGACCGTGGTCGAGATCATGCACCAGGCGGCCGCGGGCAAGATCAAGGGGCTCTACATCATGGGCGAGAACCCGATGGTCTCCGATCCCGACCTTGGCCACGTCAAACAGGCGCTGGAGAAGCTCGATTTTCTGGTGGTGCAGGACATCTTCCTGACCGAGACCGCGGCGCTGGCCGATGTAATGCTGCCGGTGGCCTCGTTCGCCGAAAAGCAGGGAACCTTCACCAACACCGAACGCCGCGTCCTCTGGGTGGAAAAGGCCATCCCGGCTCCTGGCGAGGCGCGCATCGACTGGGAGATCATCCGCGACGTGAGCACGCGCATGGGCTACAAGATGGAATACGCGTCCATCAAGGATATTATCGACGAGGTCAACAGGATGGTGCCGCAATATGCCGGCATTACCTTCGCCCGCCTCAGGAACGGCGAGCAGCTGCAATGGCCCTGCCCCAATCCCGAGCACCCGGGGACGAAGTTCCTGCACCGCGACAAGTTCACCCGCGGCCTGGGCAAGTTCTTCGCCATCGACTACATCCCGCCGGCCGAGTGGCCCGACGAGAAATACCCGTTCCTGCTTTCCACCGGGCGCCTGCTCTACCACTACCACACCGGGAGCATGAGCCGGCGCACCGTGGCCCTGCCGCAATACGTGCCCGGGCCGTTCATGGAGATGCATGCCGCTGACATGAAACGGCTGGGCATCGTTGACAGGGAGCAGGTCAAGGTGTCGTCGCGGCGCGGCTCGATCGTTACCGAGGCGCGGGAGAGCGGGCGCGTCGACACGGGTTCGGTTTTCATCACTTTCCATTTCGCCGAAGCCGCGGCCAACCTGCTGACCAACGACGCCTTCGATCCCATCGCCAAGATCCCCGAATACAAAGTGGCGGCTTGCCAGATAGA
- the hydE gene encoding [FeFe] hydrogenase H-cluster radical SAM maturase HydE, whose translation MTETNKEILKDIRAGRISADGLVRLLSLQTREEFRPVFDESARVCRRHFGDRVFIRGIVEFSNYCRKGCFYCGINKANRIVGRYRLSLDEILAAAAYMKKQGVLTVVLQAGEDQGSDGLVIEAVKKIKNGMNMAVTLSVGERDRGVYRDLFRAGADRYLHRIETTDPALYKRLHPDDDLDYRTQCLFNLKELGFEVGTGIMVGLPGQSLASIARDLLFFKELNPAMVGIGPFLPHQDTPLRGCTNSDIFPTLKTLALIRLLLPKSNLPATTAMGTIDPTGRQQALTVGANVIMPNFTPAKYRESYKLYDNKICLSEEYGKCAACMATIAGTAGKRIVRSKGYSRVSG comes from the coding sequence ATGACGGAGACCAATAAAGAAATCCTGAAGGATATCCGAGCCGGGCGCATCAGCGCGGATGGGCTTGTCCGCTTGCTTTCGCTCCAGACGCGCGAAGAATTCCGGCCGGTCTTTGACGAATCGGCGCGCGTCTGCCGCAGGCATTTCGGCGACAGGGTTTTCATCCGCGGCATCGTCGAATTTTCAAACTACTGCCGCAAGGGGTGTTTTTACTGCGGCATCAACAAGGCCAACCGGATTGTGGGCCGCTACCGGCTCTCGCTCGACGAGATCCTTGCTGCCGCGGCCTACATGAAAAAGCAGGGGGTCCTGACCGTCGTGCTGCAAGCGGGCGAGGACCAGGGAAGCGACGGGCTGGTGATCGAGGCGGTCAAGAAGATCAAGAACGGCATGAACATGGCCGTCACCCTTTCGGTGGGCGAACGGGACCGCGGGGTTTACCGGGATTTGTTTCGGGCCGGCGCCGACAGGTACCTGCACAGGATAGAGACCACCGACCCGGCCCTGTACAAGAGGCTGCACCCGGACGACGATCTCGACTACCGCACGCAGTGCCTGTTCAACCTCAAAGAACTGGGGTTCGAGGTCGGCACCGGCATCATGGTCGGCCTCCCGGGACAGTCGCTCGCGTCGATCGCCCGCGACCTGCTGTTCTTCAAGGAGTTGAATCCGGCGATGGTCGGCATCGGCCCGTTCCTTCCCCATCAGGACACGCCGCTGCGCGGGTGCACGAACAGCGATATTTTCCCGACCTTGAAGACGCTGGCCCTCATCCGGCTGCTCCTGCCCAAGTCGAACCTTCCGGCCACCACGGCCATGGGCACCATCGATCCGACCGGAAGGCAGCAGGCGCTGACGGTCGGCGCCAACGTCATCATGCCGAACTTCACGCCGGCCAAGTACCGGGAAAGCTACAAACTGTACGACAATAAAATATGCCTGTCCGAAGAATACGGGAAATGCGCCGCCTGCATGGCGACAATCGCCGGAACGGCGGGCAAGCGCATCGTGAGGAGCAAGGGCTATTCCAGGGTGAGCGGGTAA